A genomic stretch from Methylorubrum extorquens includes:
- the metC gene encoding cystathionine beta-lyase, PLP-dependent (beta-cystathionase) (Evidence 2b : Function from indirect experimental evidences (e.g. phenotypes); PubMedId : 8831789; Product type e : enzyme), which yields MSKSPPRDRGRFGADTRLVLAGRDPAAQHGFVNTPIYRGSTVLYPTYDDIKHRRGRYNYGTSGTPTMDALCEAWSEIAGAAGTVLAPSGLSALTLALMTCVSAGDHLLVTDSAYRPTRIFCDGVLKRYGVEVEYYDPLIGAGIAGLMRDNTRAVLVEAPGSQTFEMQDVPAIAEAMHARGGAVVMDNTWATPLLFPPHERGVDLAVEAGTKYLSGGSDLLLGLVSANAAYYPALKRTYEHFANCPGPEDIFLGLRGLRTMGLRLREHGARGLAMAEWFQARPEVLRVLHPGLPDDPGHAIWKRDFSGASGLFGVILKPVSEEALAAFLDGLELFGMGFSWGGFESLVIPFDPTVYRTATRWPPDGSALRFHIGLEDPEDLKADLEAGFARMAAVG from the coding sequence ATGTCCAAATCTCCCCCCCGCGACCGCGGTCGCTTCGGCGCCGACACCCGCCTCGTGCTCGCCGGGCGCGACCCGGCGGCCCAGCACGGCTTCGTCAACACGCCGATCTACCGCGGTTCGACGGTCCTCTACCCGACCTACGACGACATCAAGCACCGGCGCGGGCGCTACAATTACGGCACCTCCGGCACGCCGACGATGGACGCCCTGTGCGAGGCGTGGAGCGAGATCGCCGGGGCGGCGGGTACGGTGCTGGCGCCGTCCGGCCTCTCGGCCCTGACGCTGGCGCTGATGACCTGCGTCAGCGCGGGCGACCACCTCCTCGTCACCGACTCCGCCTACCGCCCGACCCGCATCTTCTGCGACGGCGTGCTGAAGCGCTACGGCGTCGAGGTCGAGTACTACGATCCGCTCATCGGCGCCGGCATCGCCGGGCTGATGCGCGACAACACGCGGGCGGTGCTCGTGGAGGCGCCGGGCTCGCAGACCTTTGAGATGCAGGACGTGCCGGCCATCGCCGAGGCGATGCATGCCCGCGGCGGCGCGGTGGTGATGGACAACACCTGGGCGACGCCGCTGCTGTTCCCGCCGCACGAGCGCGGCGTCGATCTCGCGGTGGAGGCCGGCACCAAGTATCTCAGCGGCGGCTCCGACCTGCTGCTCGGCCTCGTCTCGGCCAACGCCGCGTACTACCCGGCGCTCAAGCGCACCTACGAGCACTTCGCCAATTGCCCCGGCCCCGAGGACATCTTTTTGGGACTGCGCGGCCTGCGCACCATGGGTCTACGCCTGCGCGAGCACGGCGCCCGCGGGCTGGCCATGGCCGAGTGGTTCCAGGCCCGCCCCGAGGTGCTGCGGGTGCTGCATCCGGGCCTGCCGGACGATCCCGGCCACGCGATCTGGAAGCGCGACTTCTCCGGCGCCTCGGGCCTGTTCGGGGTGATCCTCAAGCCGGTCTCGGAGGAGGCGCTCGCCGCCTTCCTCGACGGGCTCGAGCTGTTCGGGATGGGCTTTTCCTGGGGCGGCTTCGAGAGCCTCGTCATCCCCTTCGACCCGACCGTCTACCGCACCGCCACCCGCTGGCCGCCGGACGGCTCGGCACTCCGCTTCCATATCGGCCTGGAGGACCCGGAGGATCTGAAGGCGGATCTGGAAGCCGGGTTCGCGCGGATGGCAGCTGTGGGCTGA
- a CDS encoding protein of unknown function (Evidence 5 : Unknown function), which produces MRAVSLMNRTAGPAVDRPYSGHPAQDLAMNEQATASDSPFIQGRNARLYGKSIDECPYAEGSEDRAAWIQAYEEAAADDPAA; this is translated from the coding sequence ATGCGCGCGGTGTCGTTAATGAACCGGACGGCCGGGCCCGCTGTGGACCGGCCCTATTCAGGACATCCGGCACAGGATCTGGCCATGAACGAGCAGGCGACGGCGAGCGACAGCCCCTTCATCCAGGGGCGCAACGCGCGGCTCTACGGCAAGAGCATCGATGAATGCCCCTATGCGGAGGGCTCCGAGGATCGCGCGGCCTGGATCCAGGCCTACGAGGAGGCCGCGGCCGACGATCCGGCAGCGTAA
- a CDS encoding protein of unknown function; putative exported protein (Evidence 5 : Unknown function), which translates to MSILRVITFGTITGLGTLSVVLVSADRLMHQAVAAVPAPTIARAAPILPDPVTTGTVTQGPAAETKKERMLTGFDTERLNALMRGETPAAPARKR; encoded by the coding sequence GTGAGCATCCTGCGCGTCATCACCTTCGGCACCATCACCGGCCTCGGCACGCTCTCGGTCGTCCTCGTGAGTGCGGACCGGCTCATGCATCAGGCGGTCGCCGCCGTGCCGGCCCCGACGATCGCGCGGGCCGCCCCGATCCTGCCCGATCCCGTCACGACCGGCACGGTGACGCAGGGGCCGGCGGCCGAGACGAAGAAGGAGCGCATGCTCACCGGCTTCGACACCGAGCGCCTCAACGCCCTGATGCGCGGCGAGACCCCCGCAGCCCCCGCCCGCAAGCGCTGA
- a CDS encoding putative RarD-like membrane protein, putative chloramphenicol resistance permease (Evidence 3 : Putative function from multiple computational evidences; Product type m : membrane component), which produces MGLIYALAAYLSWGLVVPVHFRLLDGIPPGTILAQRIAWSALLVVGLIALLRKRLANPFPLRPRHGLFVVSAGLIAINWMLYLVAVSSGHMLDASLGYFINPLVSVALGALVLGERLRPVQVVAVAIVVLGVVIAVAMAGRLPLLSLGLAVTFALYGLVRKLVAVDGTVGFCAETFLLLPAALAYLAFVAPPVPDDARTWALLALTGVTTALPLIWFAAAATRLTLATLGLMQYIAPSCLMGLSTLVYGETLTPDRLVLFGLIWLALMLYAYDAIRHERRRRAALTTGPAGERR; this is translated from the coding sequence TTGGGCCTGATCTACGCGCTCGCCGCCTATCTGAGCTGGGGCCTCGTCGTCCCCGTGCATTTCCGGCTCCTCGACGGTATCCCGCCGGGCACGATCCTGGCGCAGCGCATCGCATGGTCGGCGCTGCTGGTGGTCGGCCTGATCGCGCTGCTGCGCAAGCGGCTCGCCAATCCGTTCCCACTGCGGCCGCGCCATGGCCTGTTCGTCGTCTCGGCGGGCCTGATCGCGATCAACTGGATGCTCTACCTCGTGGCGGTGTCGAGCGGGCACATGCTCGATGCGAGCCTGGGTTACTTCATCAACCCGCTGGTCTCGGTGGCACTCGGCGCCCTGGTTCTCGGCGAGCGCCTGCGCCCGGTCCAGGTGGTGGCGGTGGCCATCGTCGTGCTCGGCGTGGTGATCGCGGTGGCGATGGCGGGGCGCCTGCCGCTGCTGTCGCTCGGGCTCGCGGTCACCTTCGCGCTCTACGGGCTGGTGCGCAAACTCGTCGCCGTCGATGGCACCGTCGGCTTCTGCGCCGAGACCTTCCTGCTCCTGCCCGCGGCTCTGGCCTATCTCGCCTTCGTCGCGCCCCCGGTGCCCGACGACGCCCGCACTTGGGCGCTTCTGGCGCTCACGGGCGTGACGACGGCCCTGCCGCTGATCTGGTTCGCCGCCGCGGCGACCCGGCTGACGCTCGCGACCCTCGGGCTGATGCAGTACATCGCGCCCTCCTGCCTGATGGGGCTCAGCACGCTGGTCTACGGCGAGACCCTGACGCCGGACCGCCTCGTGCTGTTCGGGCTGATCTGGCTGGCGCTGATGCTCTACGCCTACGATGCGATCCGCCATGAACGCAGGCGCCGCGCCGCGTTGACGACGGGACCGGCAGGAGAGAGGCGATGA